From the Ovis canadensis isolate MfBH-ARS-UI-01 breed Bighorn chromosome Y, ARS-UI_OviCan_v2, whole genome shotgun sequence genome, the window tccaattgccaacatctgctggatcatggaaaaagcaagagagttgcagaaaaacatctatttctgctttattgactatgccaaagcctttgactatgtggatcacaataaactgtggaaaattctgaaagagatggccataccagaccacctgacctgcctcttgagaaagctgtatgcaggtcaggaagcaacagttagaactgacatgaacaatagactggttccaaataggaaaaggagtacgtcaaggctgtatattatcaccctgcttatttaacttagatgcagagtacatcatgagaaacgctgggctgaaagaagcacaagctggaatcaagactgctgggagaaatatcaataacctcagatatgcagatgacaccacccttatggcagaaagtgaagaggagctaaaaagcctcttaatgaaagtgaaagaggagagtgaaaaagttggcctaaagctcaacattcagaaaacgaagatcatggcatctggtcccatcacttcatgggaaataagatggggaaacagtggaaacagtgtcaaactttattttggggggctccaaaatcactgcagatggtgactgcagccatgaaattaaaagacgcttactccttggaaggaaagttatgaccaacctagatagcatattaaaaggcagagacgttactttgccaataaaggaccatctaatcaaggctatggtttttcctgtggtcatgtatggatttgagaggtggactgtgaagaaagctgagtgccaaagatttgatgcttttgaactgtggtgttggagaagactcttgagagtcccttggagactcaaggagatccaaccagtccatcctgaaggacgtcagtcctgggtgtttattggaaggactgatgctgatgctgacactccaatactttggccacctcgtgcgaagagttgactcattggaaaagaccctaatgctgggagcgattgggggcaggaggagaaggggatgacaaaggatgagatggctggatgacatcaccgactctatggacatgagtctgagtgaactccaggagttggtgatggacagggaggcctggtgtgctgtgattaatcgggtcacaaagagtgtgagcgactgatctgaactgaaatgTGTACAATTGTTGCAAAAGGAAATCCTTCAAACCTTCTCTAAGAGTCTACCCTCTTCCAAAGGTTTGGAAACCTTAGCTGAACAGCTAGCTGGTCAATTATCTGGGCGAGACCCTCGAAGATGGCTTCAAAGCATTACACATAGTATTGGATCTGGAACTATAATGCTGATAATTATCCTGGTGATTATATTTGTAATATACTGATGGCTTTCAACTAAAATTGTTCAAACTAAACAAACTCACTTGGTCAGGGCCTTTTTCACAAAAGTATCTACAGTCATCTCCAATTATGAAAAAATAGAGGGAACTGTCAGGGGACGTTCAACTTTAAAGGATCCAATATGttagtttcttcttttgtgtttctcAAGGACTctattccttatcagttcctggaaagcAGCAATGAGCAGAGCTACACGTAGctctcaggactgaggtcatgagaAAGGGCATCTGCTTGGACTCctttcagtgactcccttcagtgacctttCACTTGAAGGTAATCTATTCAGTTATTCCCCTCTTACTCAGCATATGGAATGCTTTCTTGGCCCTTTCAAGATTGTTATTTGCTTggctttctttttcctcatttattttttttactgcctACAGCTGCCTTGTATGAAGATATAGAAACATGCGTTATTGCAAATAAAGCACCCTTGTTTCACTCGACACTTGGGTCCCCTGCTTCCTTCTTCTCGTCGACTCCCGTCCCCAGGTCCCGGTCTACAAAGACTGTGACAGCTCTGTCTTCAATTTCCACAAATAAGAGTAACTCTTCTTTAATCATACATCCAACAGCTATTTCTATCCAATGGAGAACATGACCCTTTTCCTATGCATTGTTCCTAGCACACCATCAGTTCCTGGAAACTGTCCCTCTCCTCCAAGCCCAGGCCTTTTAAAATCTTGCCTGCTCTGTTCAAGGTCAGTTGGTAGAACATTATGTTTTATAACAGGCTGGACTACATAGAGAAGGGCTTCCTGATCCTACTGACCATGACGAGTCATGTACTAGTTTAACATTATTTCCCACCCTCCCTGTTGCTAATTCACACACGCTATTGAATTTCATAATTTAGGCTGTGTATTTTTCCAGGAAACATGGATGTAATGATTCGTATCTCATGAAGTCAGCCCCTTCATCTCACTGATTCCTTCCCAGAGACCATCGTGAAACGCATGTAGCAAATGCGTCTGATCAATGTTTTACTAAAGTCAAGCTCTTAGAGCTCACCACACAGCACGCCAATAAACTGAGCGACTACTTGCTgggcaaggaatagtgactttattcagaaagccaggagACCAAAAAGATGGTGGGATACTGTCCCAAAGAATCATCTTTGCCAAGTTAGAATTCGGGTTTCTTTTACATGAAAACATCTCTATAGCTTCTCTTCAAATATGGACTTAACTGCAGTTGCTGAGTGTCTGAACTAAAATCATCAGAGAATACATATAGTGAAAAGGGTAAAGGATTTGCTTCAACCACTGAGTCTGGGAAGTATGGCTCCACTATATTCCTGTCTTGTGACTTTTGGGTAAGATCCTTGCCACACACATTACATTGCTGTGTGTTTTCTCCAGGATAAATACTCTGATACTACTGGTAAGATGTTAGCTGTGAGgatggtgttgttttttttttttttctttttccacatctgtgaaattGATGAGGAATCTTTCCAGAATGAATTCATGTTCTAAAGACCTGActaataaacacatatatatctgGCTTCTATCCAGTATGAATTTTCTCATGAAGCCCAAGATGTTGCCACACTCGTGATATTTGTATGGTTTCTCAGCAGTGTGAATTCTCTGACCAACAGTAGGGTGTGAATTTTGAACTGTGAATTTTGAAGACTTCTACCATATACCACATTCACAAGAGTTTCTCTCATGTATGGATTTTCTGATGTTTAGTGAGTGCTGAGACCTGAGTAAAGGATTTTCCACACTCGAAACACTTGAAAGGTTTCTCTATATGTATTCTCCGATGACTTGTAAGGTGTGAATTTCGACTGAAGAACTTGCCACACTCATTACATTTGAAAGgtctctctccagtatgaattctccagTGAAGTCGAAGATGTGGTTTTTGACCGAAGACTTTTCCACACTCATcgcatttgtaaggtttctctccagtatgaactgtctgatgacttaaaaggattgactttacacgaaaggccttgccacactcatcacatttgtaaggtctCTCTCCAGTATGAAATCTCTTATGACTTATGAACTGTGAAGGCTGACTGAAGTGCTTgccacattcattacatttgtaaggtttctctccagtatgaaccctCTGATGGCCAGCAAGGTGTGCATTTCGGATGAAGACCTTGTCACATATATcgcatttaaataatttctttcctgtATGAATTTTCTGATGTCTCCTGAGGTTTGAGCTGTCAGTAAAGGTTTTGCCACACTCATTACACTGGTAACTTCTCTTTCTTGCATGGATATTCTGATGACTTACAAGCAATGAATTCTGACCAAAGATTTTaccacatatatcacatttatgtAAGTTTGCTCCTGAGTGGATTATCTGATGTTTAGCAAGGGTGGAGCTATCATTAAAGTTTTTGCCACACTCATTACATTTGTAACATTTCACTTCAGAATGAATTTTCAAATGACGTGCAAGCTGTGAACTTTGATCAAACAATCTGTCACATACTTCACATTTATGTGATTTCTCTCTTATATGGATGGCCTGATGTTTAATGAGGTATGAGCCCTTACGATAGGCTTTCCCACACTcattacatttgtaaggtttttcCCTCTGTGCTTTGAGGTCTTGTGTTATTCCTGAAGGATCCACAACATCACTCCCATATATATTAGAAACACTGGTTTGGGCACAAGGAGGAATTCTCTGAAGTGGTGAAAATGAGGAACTGTTGTTGACAGATCTCTTAACTTCATTATATTCAGAAATTATCCCTCCAGTTTGAAATATCTGCAGTTTATCCTGGAAGTTAAATCCAAGCCTGTTTCCAAAGGGCTTGATTCCTGCATCCTTTCTATCATGCAAATCTCTTCCATCAGGCACATTTCCATTAAGGCTTACAGGTGCGCCTTTGTAATTTCTTTTGTCATCTCTCTGCAGACACTCAAAGTCACACATATTTTCCTGACTTTCCCAAAGATTAAAGCATTCGATTTCACAGCTTTCAgggtttcccagcatcaatgtttGGAATGTTTCTCGTTTATCACTGGTCGCTTTGGGTTGTAAATGCTTGGTCACATGTGTAGGAGAGATATCTACAAGATAAAAAGAACCACAGGTATCCtgctcacaatatttcaaaa encodes:
- the LOC138929705 gene encoding zinc finger protein 665-like — protein: MALSQEQLTSEDVAIEFSQEEWEFLDAAQRALYRDVMLETYRNLLSVDISPTHVTKHLQPKATSDKRETFQTLMLGNPESCEIECFNLWESQENMCDFECLQRDDKRNYKGAPVSLNGNVPDGRDLHDRKDAGIKPFGNRLGFNFQDKLQIFQTGGIISEYNEVKRSVNNSSSFSPLQRIPPCAQTSVSNIYGSDVVDPSGITQDLKAQREKPYKCNECGKAYRKGSYLIKHQAIHIREKSHKCEVCDRLFDQSSQLARHLKIHSEVKCYKCNECGKNFNDSSTLAKHQIIHSGANLHKCDICGKIFGQNSLLVSHQNIHARKRSYQCNECGKTFTDSSNLRRHQKIHTGKKLFKCDICDKVFIRNAHLAGHQRVHTGEKPYKCNECGKHFSQPSQFISHKRFHTGERPYKCDECGKAFRVKSILLSHQTVHTGEKPYKCDECGKVFGQKPHLRLHWRIHTGERPFKCNECGKFFSRNSHLTSHRRIHIEKPFKCFECGKSFTQVSALTKHQKIHT